From Streptomyces cyaneogriseus subsp. noncyanogenus, the proteins below share one genomic window:
- a CDS encoding TetR/AcrR family transcriptional regulator has protein sequence MAEQGGRSRAAGAAPERAPRVRNPRGQGERLREDILRAGGRLLEQVGSEDALSLRAVAREVGIATPSIYRHFSDKTELVWAVLAEHYERLAEVMSEADASAPGGDPLAGLRAQLGAYCRFAVANPAKYRLMCETWQTPVTDERLHGHPAGLLLRSLAQALERCEDAGWRVRGTRAEAPYLLWCSLHGRITLWQVMPRQKDPARLDRFVDELLSLLLER, from the coding sequence GTGGCAGAGCAGGGCGGACGAAGCCGCGCCGCCGGTGCTGCCCCGGAGCGCGCGCCCCGGGTGCGCAATCCGCGCGGGCAGGGCGAGCGGCTGCGCGAGGACATCCTGCGGGCCGGCGGCCGCCTCCTGGAGCAGGTGGGCAGCGAGGACGCCCTGTCGCTGCGCGCGGTGGCCCGGGAGGTCGGCATCGCGACCCCGAGCATCTACCGCCACTTCTCCGACAAGACCGAACTGGTGTGGGCGGTGCTGGCGGAGCACTACGAGCGCCTGGCCGAGGTCATGAGCGAGGCCGACGCGTCGGCGCCCGGGGGCGACCCGCTGGCCGGGCTCCGTGCCCAGCTCGGCGCCTACTGCCGTTTCGCGGTGGCCAACCCGGCGAAGTACCGCCTGATGTGCGAGACCTGGCAGACCCCCGTCACGGACGAACGCCTCCACGGGCACCCGGCCGGGCTGCTGCTGCGCTCCCTGGCCCAGGCGCTGGAGCGGTGCGAGGACGCGGGGTGGCGGGTGCGGGGGACGCGCGCGGAGGCCCCGTACCTCCTGTGGTGCTCGCTGCACGGGCGGATCACGCTCTGGCAGGTCATGCCCCGCCAGAAGGACCCCGCGCGGCTGGACCGGTTCGTGGACGAGCTGCTGAGTCTGCTGCTGGAGCGCTGA
- a CDS encoding cytochrome P450 encodes MPTPAPFPPLPVEPPSGCPFDPPEGLARLRLEEPLSKVALDDGSWAWLATRYADVRAILGDQRFSSDTSTPGYPVSGMTGGSPRPDAARGFIRMDPPEHTRLRRMVTRDFMVKRVEALRPTLQRLTDELCDEMERVDRSEHPVDLVQALALPLPSLAISLLLGVPYEDHDTFQRLTGTLLSRETGEEDRGPARAELLAYIDGLVRAKVAEPGDDIISRLATEQHARGELTHEDLVAFAVLLLVAGHETTANMIGLSALSLMLDPETAGRLREDPSLVRGAVEELLRFHSIIRNGPRRAALEDVEVGGRLIRKGEGVIVAVPSANRDEDVFPDAGRLDITRPNAQHHVAFGYGIHQCLGQALARAELQIVITTLLRRFPTMRPAVPVEEIPFRTDMVIYGCHALPVTW; translated from the coding sequence ATGCCCACCCCGGCACCCTTCCCCCCGCTGCCCGTCGAGCCGCCGTCCGGCTGCCCCTTCGATCCGCCCGAGGGCCTGGCCCGGCTGCGCCTGGAGGAGCCGCTGTCCAAGGTCGCGCTGGACGACGGCAGTTGGGCATGGCTCGCCACGCGCTACGCGGACGTCCGGGCGATCCTCGGCGACCAGCGTTTCAGCTCCGACACCTCCACCCCCGGCTATCCGGTCAGCGGCATGACCGGCGGCAGCCCCCGCCCGGACGCCGCGCGCGGCTTCATCCGCATGGACCCGCCCGAGCACACCCGGCTGCGCCGCATGGTCACCCGCGACTTCATGGTCAAGCGGGTCGAGGCGCTGCGCCCCACCCTCCAGCGCCTGACCGACGAACTGTGCGACGAGATGGAGCGCGTCGACCGCTCCGAGCACCCCGTCGACCTCGTCCAGGCCCTCGCGCTGCCGCTGCCCTCGCTCGCCATCAGCCTGCTGCTCGGCGTCCCCTACGAGGACCACGACACCTTCCAGCGGCTCACCGGCACCCTGCTGTCGCGCGAGACCGGCGAGGAGGACCGCGGCCCGGCGCGCGCCGAACTCCTCGCCTACATCGACGGCCTGGTGCGCGCCAAGGTGGCCGAGCCGGGCGACGACATCATCAGCCGGCTCGCCACCGAGCAGCACGCCCGGGGCGAGCTGACCCACGAGGACCTCGTCGCCTTCGCGGTACTGCTGCTGGTCGCCGGGCACGAGACGACCGCCAACATGATCGGCCTGAGTGCCCTGTCCCTCATGCTCGACCCCGAGACCGCCGGCCGGCTGCGGGAGGACCCCTCCCTGGTCCGCGGCGCCGTCGAGGAACTGCTGCGCTTCCACAGCATCATCCGCAACGGCCCCCGCCGCGCCGCCCTGGAGGACGTCGAGGTCGGCGGTCGGCTCATCCGCAAGGGCGAGGGCGTCATCGTCGCCGTGCCCTCCGCCAACCGCGACGAGGACGTCTTCCCCGACGCCGGCCGGCTGGACATCACCCGTCCCAACGCCCAGCACCACGTGGCCTTCGGCTACGGCATCCACCAGTGCCTCGGCCAGGCCCTGGCCCGGGCCGAGCTCCAGATCGTCATCACCACGCTGCTGCGCCGCTTCCCGACGATGCGCCCCGCCGTGCCGGTGGAGGAGATCCCCTTCCGCACCGACATGGTCATCTACGGCTGCCACGCCCTGCCGGTCACCTGGTGA
- a CDS encoding ferredoxin — translation MNITVDEAKCCGAGQCVLVAPDVFDQRDEDGIVVLLDATPEAGLHAAVRDAATICPAAAIQVHE, via the coding sequence ATGAACATCACCGTCGACGAGGCGAAGTGCTGCGGTGCCGGCCAGTGCGTCCTGGTGGCCCCGGACGTCTTCGACCAGCGCGACGAGGACGGCATCGTCGTCCTGCTCGACGCCACGCCGGAGGCCGGTCTGCACGCCGCCGTCCGTGACGCCGCCACCATCTGCCCGGCCGCGGCCATCCAGGT